A genome region from Solirubrobacter pauli includes the following:
- a CDS encoding bifunctional metallophosphatase/5'-nucleotidase: MASGTDATRLTEKELKMSHLVRASALGVVALALAVPGNAAAAKAKKPKHTVTVNTVDALPKTTLKNLSRKCGKSTSAKKIRKRSTSRPTKNRVRIVTTYCSGGTRTVFYIKKVTKVVTVPAPVPAPVPVPAPANKGFRLTLLHNNDGESKYVVGDSVNNYGGITRFKTVLDQVRQEAADEPVPGNLDKGTLTVSSGDNFLAGLNLRASFERFDAGAGPFYDSEAIGALGYDAVTIGNHEYDFGPARLAQFVAFETSGVPFLTANTDFTGEPLLQALRANGRIADSTVVEKGGQRIGVIGVSPPETPTISSTRNVKFAADVAGLVNAEAQRLTTAGVNKIVLSSHLQNTANERAVVSQLRNVDIVISGGADDLLANANDRLVPGAGNPVGPYPLVSKDATGADVPIVTTQGEYRYLGRLTVNFDKDGKLVSTDAAKSGPIRITADPAQPDYAKEDPGLKARVTDPLVAYKAALAANVIGQTEVALEGGNPNPIRIREANLGNLVADGFRFAANRTAVADGRPVADIAFSNGGGIRASIPGPGDLNEKQTFDVLPFDNVMVTVPNVSVAQLKSLMEWGVSRTPSGDGKFPQISGFRMNVSTNVAYTAQLQSGTTVTTPGTRVRDLWLTNADGTDGEQLIANGAVVSNRTVNIATTNFTANNGDSYPFTGTTFQFAHRPGQEGFYPYQASLYDFITTPTAQGGLGGVVTAARYPIAGSGRIAIRSTP, from the coding sequence GTGGCTTCTGGCACGGACGCCACTCGTCTCACCGAGAAGGAGCTGAAGATGTCACACCTCGTCCGCGCGTCTGCGCTCGGCGTGGTCGCTCTCGCGCTGGCCGTCCCGGGCAACGCCGCGGCTGCCAAGGCGAAGAAGCCGAAGCACACGGTGACGGTCAACACCGTCGACGCGCTGCCCAAGACCACGCTCAAGAACCTCAGCCGCAAGTGCGGCAAGAGCACGTCGGCGAAGAAGATCCGCAAGCGCTCGACGAGCCGCCCGACGAAGAACCGCGTCCGGATCGTGACCACGTACTGCTCCGGCGGGACGCGCACGGTCTTCTACATCAAGAAGGTCACGAAGGTCGTCACCGTCCCCGCGCCGGTGCCCGCGCCGGTGCCGGTGCCCGCGCCGGCCAACAAGGGCTTCCGGCTCACGCTCCTGCACAACAACGACGGCGAGTCCAAGTACGTGGTCGGCGACTCGGTCAACAACTACGGCGGCATCACGCGCTTCAAGACCGTGCTCGACCAGGTGCGCCAGGAGGCCGCCGACGAGCCGGTGCCGGGCAACCTCGACAAGGGCACGCTGACGGTCAGCTCGGGCGACAACTTCCTCGCCGGCTTGAACCTGCGCGCGTCCTTCGAGCGCTTCGACGCCGGCGCGGGCCCGTTCTACGACTCGGAGGCGATCGGTGCGCTCGGGTACGACGCGGTCACGATCGGCAACCACGAGTACGACTTCGGGCCGGCGCGTCTGGCGCAGTTCGTCGCGTTCGAGACCAGCGGCGTGCCGTTCCTGACGGCCAACACGGACTTCACCGGCGAGCCGCTGCTGCAGGCGCTGCGCGCCAACGGCCGGATCGCCGACTCGACCGTCGTCGAGAAGGGCGGCCAGCGGATCGGCGTCATCGGCGTCTCGCCGCCGGAGACCCCGACGATCTCGTCCACGCGCAACGTCAAGTTCGCCGCCGACGTGGCCGGGCTCGTCAACGCCGAGGCCCAGCGGCTCACCACCGCGGGCGTCAACAAGATCGTGCTCTCCTCGCACCTGCAGAACACGGCCAACGAGCGCGCGGTGGTCAGCCAGCTCAGGAACGTCGACATCGTCATCTCCGGCGGCGCCGACGACCTGCTGGCCAACGCGAACGACCGGCTCGTGCCGGGCGCCGGCAACCCGGTCGGGCCGTACCCGCTCGTGAGCAAGGACGCCACCGGCGCCGACGTGCCGATCGTCACCACGCAGGGCGAGTACCGCTACCTCGGGCGCCTGACCGTGAACTTCGACAAGGATGGCAAGCTCGTCTCGACGGACGCCGCGAAGTCCGGTCCGATCCGCATCACGGCCGACCCGGCGCAGCCCGACTACGCGAAGGAGGACCCCGGCCTCAAGGCGCGCGTCACCGACCCGCTCGTGGCCTACAAGGCCGCCCTGGCGGCGAACGTGATCGGCCAGACCGAGGTGGCACTCGAGGGCGGCAACCCGAACCCGATCCGGATCCGGGAGGCCAACCTGGGCAACCTCGTGGCCGACGGCTTCCGCTTCGCCGCCAACCGCACGGCGGTCGCCGACGGCCGCCCCGTGGCGGACATCGCGTTCTCCAACGGCGGCGGCATCCGCGCGTCGATCCCCGGGCCGGGCGACCTCAACGAGAAGCAGACGTTCGACGTGCTGCCGTTCGACAACGTCATGGTCACGGTGCCGAACGTGAGCGTCGCGCAGCTCAAGTCGCTGATGGAGTGGGGGGTCTCGCGCACGCCATCGGGCGACGGCAAGTTCCCGCAGATCTCGGGCTTCCGCATGAACGTCAGCACGAACGTCGCCTACACCGCCCAGCTGCAGTCGGGCACGACGGTCACCACGCCGGGCACCCGTGTGCGTGACCTGTGGCTGACGAACGCGGACGGGACCGACGGCGAGCAGCTAATCGCCAACGGCGCGGTCGTCTCCAACCGCACGGTGAACATCGCGACGACGAACTTCACCGCCAACAACGGGGACAGCTACCCGTTCACGGGCACGACGTTCCAGTTCGCGCACCGTCCGGGCCAGGAGGGCTTCTACCCCTACCAGGCGTCGCTGTACGACTTCATCACGACGCCCACCGCCCAGGGTGGCCTCGGCGGCGTGGTGACCGCCGCGCGCTACCCGATCGCGGGCAGCGGCCGGATCGCCATCCGCTCTACGCCGTAG
- a CDS encoding inorganic diphosphatase, with amino-acid sequence MPDSSLVAVVEIPKGSSNKYEWDEELGAIKLDRLLFSSLGYPTDYGFFRETLAGDGDPLDAMIVVSEPTFPGCLIEVKPVALFRMRDENAEDNKILCVPHTDPNWSHIERLDDLPMTLRDEISHFFSIYKTPEWKVVRVDGWYPREDALESIERARKRYADKHAQAS; translated from the coding sequence GTGCCCGACTCGTCGCTCGTCGCCGTCGTCGAGATCCCCAAGGGGTCGTCGAACAAGTACGAGTGGGACGAGGAGCTGGGAGCGATCAAGCTCGACCGGCTCCTGTTCTCCTCACTCGGCTACCCGACCGACTACGGCTTCTTCCGGGAGACCCTCGCCGGGGACGGCGACCCGCTGGACGCCATGATCGTCGTGTCCGAGCCGACGTTCCCCGGCTGCCTGATCGAGGTCAAGCCGGTCGCGCTGTTCCGGATGCGCGACGAGAACGCCGAGGACAACAAGATCCTCTGCGTCCCACACACGGACCCGAACTGGTCGCACATCGAGCGCCTCGACGACCTGCCGATGACGCTCCGCGACGAGATCTCGCACTTCTTCTCGATCTACAAGACGCCCGAGTGGAAAGTCGTCCGGGTGGACGGCTGGTACCCCCGCGAGGACGCGCTCGAGTCGATCGAACGCGCCCGCAAGCGGTACGCCGACAAGCACGCTCAGGCGTCGTAG
- the dacB gene encoding D-alanyl-D-alanine carboxypeptidase/D-alanyl-D-alanine endopeptidase, with translation MARLTVLLALIVAILAAPAQAATLAETKRALAREMARAGAYSGAYVVDLGTGQELYASKPDAKRMPASVEKLYTSATAMLLYGPDATLTTSVLANALPDETGTIIGNVVLRGGGDPTFGTTAAADLAKTLADGGLKQITGRVVGDESAFDAFRGPPSSRFQTSSDVGPLSALAFNHGRTGQSRPYWQTSPARFAADAFEKALERRGVKIKGAARSGLATEGMTPFNEHVSPSIATITRQMNQPSDNFIAEMLIKGIGAQFGGEGSTAAGGKVMAQTLGQFGIRPKIDDGSGLSRQNRTSPREVVQLLSGMAQSEHAEAFDASLAVIGRNGTVSSRMRGTAAQDNCHAKTGTLRDVSALAGYCTTTGGERVAFAFMMNRVWPASARALQDRMTAALARYDA, from the coding sequence ATGGCCCGCCTGACCGTTCTCCTCGCCCTCATCGTTGCGATCCTCGCCGCGCCCGCCCAGGCCGCGACGCTCGCCGAGACCAAGCGCGCCCTGGCGCGCGAGATGGCGCGCGCCGGCGCGTACAGCGGCGCCTACGTGGTCGACCTCGGGACCGGCCAGGAGCTCTACGCGAGCAAGCCCGACGCCAAGCGCATGCCCGCCTCGGTCGAGAAGCTCTACACGTCCGCGACGGCGATGCTGCTCTACGGCCCTGACGCGACGCTCACCACGTCCGTGCTCGCCAACGCCCTCCCGGACGAGACGGGCACGATCATCGGCAACGTCGTGCTGCGCGGCGGCGGCGACCCCACCTTCGGCACCACCGCGGCCGCCGACCTCGCCAAGACGCTCGCCGACGGCGGCCTCAAGCAGATCACGGGCCGCGTGGTGGGTGACGAGTCGGCGTTCGACGCCTTCCGCGGCCCGCCGTCCTCGCGCTTCCAGACGTCGAGCGACGTCGGCCCGCTCTCCGCGTTGGCCTTCAACCACGGCCGCACCGGCCAGTCGCGGCCCTATTGGCAGACGAGCCCCGCGCGCTTCGCCGCCGACGCCTTCGAGAAGGCGCTCGAGCGCCGCGGCGTGAAGATCAAGGGCGCCGCCCGCTCCGGGCTGGCCACCGAGGGCATGACGCCCTTCAACGAGCACGTCTCGCCGAGCATCGCGACGATCACGCGCCAGATGAACCAGCCGTCGGACAACTTCATCGCCGAGATGCTGATCAAGGGCATCGGCGCGCAGTTCGGCGGCGAGGGCTCCACCGCGGCGGGCGGCAAGGTCATGGCGCAGACGCTCGGGCAGTTCGGCATCCGCCCGAAGATCGACGACGGCTCGGGCCTCTCGCGCCAGAACCGCACGTCCCCGCGCGAGGTCGTGCAGCTGCTGTCCGGCATGGCGCAGTCCGAGCACGCGGAGGCGTTCGACGCGTCGCTGGCCGTGATCGGTCGCAACGGCACCGTCTCCAGCCGCATGCGCGGCACGGCGGCGCAGGACAACTGCCACGCCAAGACCGGCACGCTGCGCGACGTCTCCGCGCTGGCGGGCTACTGCACGACCACCGGCGGCGAGCGCGTGGCGTTCGCGTTCATGATGAACCGCGTGTGGCCGGCGAGCGCCCGCGCGCTGCAGGACCGCATGACCGCGGCCCTGGCGCGCTACGACGCCTGA
- a CDS encoding patatin-like phospholipase family protein codes for MSNVVEMNAPARRKRRSSRTALVLGGGGFTGGVYQIGALRALDLLSSNRSVNQFDIYVGTSAGALIASLAANGVSPEQMMRTVNDQVPYSLPPIQREMLLRFNKSEFALRALKLPLHAVSMARNVASSLGSLSAVDLVLALGDALPSGVYTGEGVEEYLREALAAEGRTDDFRRLERELYLAATDLDTCERIVLGAEGWDDIPISAAVRASTALPMIYAPYRVRDRELVDGGIVSTTNLDIAVEAGAKFIVVVNPLVPFVNDFSKTIPTLFGTRARRVSDMGFPKIGYQAFKLLAYQRLHEMASHWKERYPGVDIVLIEPDADDELMFQTNILNFASRVDVARHGFESVTLKLAQDYDDLREVCRRHGIEISATRVRKVVRHFSAEREKTRAWRRILEQTTGALLRQSADQGS; via the coding sequence GTGAGCAACGTGGTGGAGATGAACGCTCCGGCGCGGCGCAAGCGCCGGTCCTCGCGCACCGCGCTCGTCCTCGGCGGGGGCGGCTTCACCGGCGGCGTGTACCAGATCGGTGCCCTGCGGGCTCTGGACCTGCTGTCGTCGAACCGCTCGGTCAACCAGTTCGACATCTACGTCGGCACCAGCGCGGGCGCGCTGATCGCGTCGCTCGCGGCCAACGGCGTCTCGCCGGAGCAGATGATGCGCACGGTCAACGACCAGGTGCCGTACTCACTGCCGCCGATCCAGCGCGAGATGCTGCTGCGGTTCAACAAGTCCGAGTTCGCGCTGCGGGCGCTCAAGCTCCCGCTGCACGCGGTCAGCATGGCGCGCAACGTCGCGTCCTCGCTCGGGTCGCTGAGCGCCGTAGACCTCGTGCTCGCGCTCGGCGACGCCCTGCCGTCCGGCGTCTACACCGGCGAGGGCGTCGAGGAGTACCTGCGTGAGGCGCTCGCGGCGGAGGGCCGCACGGACGACTTCCGCCGGCTCGAGCGCGAGCTCTACCTCGCGGCGACCGACCTGGACACGTGCGAGCGGATCGTGCTCGGCGCCGAGGGCTGGGACGACATCCCGATCTCCGCGGCCGTGCGCGCCAGCACCGCGCTGCCGATGATCTACGCGCCCTACCGGGTGCGCGACCGCGAGCTGGTGGACGGCGGGATCGTCTCGACCACCAATCTCGACATCGCCGTCGAGGCGGGCGCGAAGTTCATCGTCGTCGTCAACCCGCTCGTGCCGTTCGTCAACGACTTCTCGAAGACGATCCCGACGCTGTTCGGCACCCGCGCGCGCCGCGTCAGCGACATGGGGTTCCCGAAGATCGGCTACCAGGCGTTCAAGCTCCTCGCCTACCAGCGGTTGCACGAGATGGCCTCGCATTGGAAGGAGCGCTATCCGGGCGTCGACATCGTCCTGATCGAGCCGGACGCCGACGACGAGCTGATGTTCCAGACGAACATCCTCAACTTCGCCTCGCGCGTGGACGTCGCCCGCCACGGCTTCGAGTCGGTCACGCTCAAGCTCGCGCAGGACTACGACGACCTGCGCGAGGTCTGCCGCCGCCACGGCATCGAGATCTCGGCCACCCGCGTGCGCAAGGTCGTCCGCCACTTCTCCGCCGAGCGCGAGAAGACCCGCGCCTGGCGGCGGATCCTCGAGCAGACCACCGGCGCCCTGCTCCGCCAGAGCGCGGATCAGGGGTCGTAG
- a CDS encoding AMP-dependent synthetase/ligase, whose protein sequence is MGTGTGTDSRTIADIVGLAAERYGEQPAARFKRDGEWVDLSYAELSETVSEIARGLIDLGLRPGERVALLCTTRVEWTLADFGITSAGGVVVPIYPTNSPEECAWVAGDSQSRFAIAEDAAQVAKLVAVRDQLPQLEAIIAIEPAEGALPLDELRARGRARDAGEVAERVAAVTPEDPYTIIYTSGTTGPPKGCVLSHGNYRTVTRMCEAADDVIQVDEPVYLFLPLAHSYALLIQLLCVDVGAPLIYWSGDPDQIIPDLMATRPVFLPSVPRIFEKVYARVTSSMESDRIAAATQLGLQVRRMRAAGQEVPEPLQAAFDRADAELYVNVRNLFGGRLKQATTGAAPIAREVLEFFYACGVPVLEGYGMTETSTVTTVSTLTDHKLGTVGRALAGSELRIADDGEVLVRGPHVFGGYYGSGDTTAFGAVSEDGWLHTGDLGSLDEDGYLSITGRKKDIMITAGGKNLAPANVENDLKRSRWISQAVMHADRRPYPVALLTLDPDEIVHFAREHGLPEDVVTLSRHPQVIELIQGELDRVNANYAQAERIKKFFLLDHDLSQETGELTPTLKVKRTVINDLYADEFERLYDP, encoded by the coding sequence GTGGGTACCGGAACCGGAACCGACTCACGGACGATCGCCGACATCGTGGGCCTGGCCGCCGAGCGCTATGGAGAGCAGCCGGCGGCCCGCTTCAAACGTGACGGCGAGTGGGTCGACCTCAGCTACGCCGAGCTGTCCGAGACCGTCTCGGAGATCGCTCGCGGCCTGATCGACCTCGGGCTCCGACCCGGAGAGCGCGTCGCGCTCCTGTGCACCACCCGCGTCGAGTGGACGCTCGCCGACTTCGGCATCACGTCCGCCGGCGGTGTCGTCGTGCCGATCTACCCGACCAACTCCCCTGAGGAGTGCGCGTGGGTGGCCGGCGACTCCCAGTCGCGCTTCGCGATCGCCGAGGACGCCGCCCAGGTGGCGAAGCTCGTCGCCGTCCGCGACCAGCTGCCGCAGCTGGAGGCGATCATCGCCATCGAGCCCGCCGAGGGCGCGCTGCCGCTGGACGAGCTGCGAGCGCGCGGCCGGGCGCGCGACGCCGGCGAGGTGGCCGAGCGCGTCGCCGCCGTGACGCCTGAGGATCCCTACACGATCATCTACACCTCGGGCACGACCGGGCCGCCCAAGGGCTGCGTGCTCAGCCACGGCAATTACCGGACCGTCACGCGCATGTGCGAGGCGGCGGACGACGTCATCCAGGTGGATGAGCCCGTCTACCTCTTCCTGCCGCTCGCCCACTCCTACGCGCTGCTCATCCAGCTGCTGTGCGTGGACGTCGGCGCCCCGCTGATCTACTGGAGCGGCGATCCGGACCAGATCATCCCGGACCTGATGGCGACCCGGCCCGTCTTCCTGCCGAGCGTCCCGCGGATCTTCGAGAAGGTCTACGCGCGCGTGACGTCGTCGATGGAGTCGGACCGGATCGCCGCCGCCACGCAGCTGGGCCTGCAGGTGCGACGGATGCGGGCGGCCGGCCAGGAGGTCCCGGAGCCGCTGCAGGCGGCGTTCGACCGAGCGGACGCCGAGCTCTACGTCAACGTCCGCAACCTGTTCGGGGGGCGCCTGAAGCAGGCGACCACCGGCGCGGCCCCGATCGCCCGTGAGGTCCTGGAGTTCTTCTACGCCTGCGGGGTGCCCGTGCTCGAGGGCTACGGCATGACCGAGACCTCGACGGTGACGACCGTCTCCACGCTCACGGACCACAAGCTCGGCACGGTCGGCCGTGCCCTCGCCGGCTCGGAGCTGCGCATCGCCGACGACGGCGAGGTGCTCGTGCGCGGCCCGCACGTCTTCGGCGGGTACTACGGCAGCGGCGACACCACGGCCTTCGGCGCGGTCAGCGAGGACGGCTGGTTGCACACCGGCGACCTCGGCTCGCTCGACGAGGACGGCTACCTCTCGATCACCGGCCGCAAGAAGGACATCATGATCACCGCGGGCGGCAAGAACCTCGCGCCCGCCAACGTCGAGAACGACCTCAAACGCTCCCGCTGGATCTCCCAGGCGGTGATGCACGCGGACCGCCGGCCGTACCCGGTCGCGCTGCTCACGCTCGACCCCGACGAGATCGTCCACTTCGCGCGCGAGCACGGGCTGCCCGAGGACGTCGTCACGCTCTCGCGGCACCCGCAGGTCATCGAGCTGATCCAGGGCGAGCTGGACCGGGTCAACGCCAACTACGCCCAAGCCGAGCGGATCAAGAAGTTCTTCCTGCTCGACCACGACCTGTCGCAGGAGACCGGCGAGCTCACGCCGACGCTGAAGGTCAAGCGCACGGTCATCAACGACCTGTACGCGGACGAGTTCGAGCGGCTCTACGACCCCTGA
- a CDS encoding Nif3-like dinuclear metal center hexameric protein: protein MAQITDILSTLDELLRPGDFDDLGPNGLQVPGATEITRVVTGVTARRELHERAVELGAELVLVHHGLFWKFHPTGLTPLLAERLRPLFKHDINLAAYHLPLDAHPEVGNNALLVKQLGCVDREPFGSYKGRPIGSRGRFPEPITPDELAARVSTVTGREPLLLGQRDQVISTIGIVSGSAADTLHEAAALGLDAFLTGEPREHITADAEELGISFVAAGHYATEIFGVRALGDLLADRFGVEHVFVDLSNPV, encoded by the coding sequence ATGGCGCAGATAACCGACATTTTGTCCACACTCGACGAGCTCTTGCGTCCCGGGGACTTCGACGACCTCGGACCGAACGGCCTCCAGGTGCCGGGCGCCACCGAGATCACACGGGTCGTGACAGGGGTGACGGCGCGCCGGGAGCTGCACGAGCGCGCGGTCGAGCTGGGGGCCGAGCTGGTCCTCGTCCACCACGGCCTGTTCTGGAAGTTCCATCCCACCGGCCTGACGCCGCTGCTGGCCGAGCGCCTGCGGCCGCTCTTCAAGCACGACATCAACCTCGCCGCCTACCACCTCCCGCTCGACGCGCACCCGGAGGTGGGCAACAACGCACTGCTCGTGAAGCAGCTCGGCTGCGTGGACCGCGAGCCGTTCGGCAGCTACAAGGGCCGGCCGATCGGCAGCCGCGGACGCTTCCCGGAGCCGATCACGCCGGACGAGCTGGCCGCACGTGTCTCCACGGTGACCGGCCGCGAGCCTCTCCTCCTCGGCCAGCGCGATCAGGTGATCTCCACCATTGGGATCGTGTCGGGTTCTGCTGCTGACACGCTGCACGAGGCGGCCGCGCTGGGTCTCGACGCATTTCTTACCGGAGAGCCGCGCGAGCACATCACCGCAGACGCGGAGGAGCTGGGAATTTCCTTTGTGGCCGCCGGTCACTACGCCACCGAGATCTTCGGCGTGCGCGCGCTCGGCGACCTCTTGGCGGACCGGTTTGGGGTGGAACACGTTTTCGTGGACCTTTCCAACCCGGTGTAG
- a CDS encoding sigma-70 family RNA polymerase sigma factor, translating to MSGAAQVPAIEGAGSPADDDQKLVARVRRGDDRAFELLYERYHRRIYAYVLGMVKDHGRAEDVTQEVFLSALRRMRETEQPLAFKPWLYQIAKNSCIDAFRRSKRAEEVSYDADGGLAPADHSKLVASGASPDAAVAAKQDLDSLCGAFGGLSETHHEILVLRELEGLSYAEIGRRMGMSRPAVESTLFRARRRLSEEYDDIVSGARCLRIQSIIAMAVQSRPGARDTRRLARHLSHCQPCRREALAAGLDRELFGRPSVRERVANRIAGILPFPIFAKFRREADTAAASAPPSGRGAAFMQQLPLLSDHLQSGWGKAAAGAAVLVASVGAGVGVQRVTSAPSESAAVESPARSASAAPARTATATATSTPTERADADAAGGGAAPKARKGGDSGGAKRVTGRDGDVAGAAPRAGKGGSGSGGGGGGTQPPTANAPGTPVVAAGSNPDDTSERKTEKPATSEPTPTARKKPSQQVKEDVTKATEPVREVVKQTTDGVQQTVEKTTDTVQQTTNQVTEGVNDVTQQTTQTVDDTVKTVTGPGPVADTVDKTTDKVDKIVDGTTKTTQKIVGGVLYTIDATTGRVINTVQLVAGAPKPSG from the coding sequence ATGAGCGGCGCCGCCCAGGTGCCGGCTATCGAGGGTGCTGGAAGCCCCGCGGACGACGATCAGAAGCTGGTCGCGCGTGTGCGGCGCGGCGACGATCGCGCCTTCGAGCTCCTCTACGAGCGCTACCACCGGCGGATCTACGCGTACGTGCTTGGGATGGTCAAGGACCACGGCCGTGCCGAGGACGTCACCCAGGAGGTGTTCCTCTCCGCGCTGCGGCGGATGCGGGAGACCGAGCAGCCGCTGGCGTTCAAGCCCTGGCTCTACCAGATCGCCAAGAACTCCTGCATCGACGCGTTCCGCCGCTCCAAGCGCGCGGAGGAGGTCTCCTACGACGCCGACGGCGGCCTCGCACCCGCCGACCACTCCAAGCTCGTCGCCTCCGGCGCGTCCCCCGACGCGGCCGTGGCCGCCAAGCAGGACCTGGACAGCCTCTGCGGCGCGTTCGGCGGCCTCTCCGAGACCCACCACGAGATCCTCGTCCTGCGTGAGCTCGAGGGCCTGAGCTACGCCGAGATCGGCCGCCGCATGGGCATGAGCCGGCCGGCGGTGGAGTCGACGCTGTTCCGCGCCCGCCGGCGGCTGAGCGAGGAGTACGACGACATCGTCTCCGGTGCCCGCTGCCTGCGGATCCAGAGCATCATCGCGATGGCGGTGCAGTCGCGGCCGGGGGCGCGCGACACGCGCCGGCTCGCCCGCCACCTCTCGCACTGCCAGCCGTGCCGGCGTGAGGCGCTCGCCGCCGGGCTGGACCGCGAGCTGTTCGGCCGCCCGTCGGTGCGCGAGCGCGTGGCCAACCGGATCGCGGGCATCCTGCCGTTCCCGATCTTCGCCAAGTTCCGGCGCGAGGCCGACACGGCCGCCGCGTCCGCGCCGCCGAGCGGCCGCGGTGCCGCGTTCATGCAGCAGCTGCCGTTGCTCTCCGACCACCTCCAGAGCGGCTGGGGCAAGGCGGCCGCGGGTGCGGCCGTGCTGGTCGCGAGCGTCGGTGCGGGCGTGGGCGTCCAGCGGGTGACGAGCGCGCCGAGCGAGTCGGCGGCGGTGGAGTCGCCGGCGCGCAGCGCGTCGGCCGCACCCGCCCGGACCGCGACGGCGACCGCCACCAGCACGCCGACCGAGCGCGCCGACGCCGACGCCGCGGGTGGCGGCGCCGCGCCCAAGGCACGCAAGGGCGGCGACTCCGGCGGGGCCAAGCGGGTCACCGGGCGCGACGGTGACGTGGCCGGAGCGGCACCGCGCGCCGGCAAGGGTGGCTCGGGCAGTGGGGGCGGTGGGGGCGGCACCCAGCCGCCGACCGCGAACGCGCCCGGCACGCCGGTCGTGGCCGCCGGTTCGAATCCCGACGACACGTCCGAGCGCAAGACCGAGAAGCCCGCGACCTCCGAGCCCACGCCCACGGCCAGGAAGAAGCCTTCCCAGCAGGTGAAGGAGGACGTCACCAAGGCCACCGAGCCCGTCCGCGAAGTGGTCAAGCAGACCACCGACGGCGTGCAGCAGACCGTCGAGAAGACGACGGACACCGTGCAGCAGACGACCAACCAGGTCACCGAGGGCGTCAACGACGTCACGCAGCAGACGACGCAGACCGTCGACGACACCGTGAAGACCGTCACCGGCCCCGGCCCGGTCGCCGACACGGTCGACAAGACCACCGACAAGGTCGACAAGATCGTCGACGGCACGACCAAGACGACGCAGAAGATCGTGGGTGGCGTGCTCTACACGATCGACGCCACGACCGGCCGCGTGATCAACACGGTGCAGCTCGTCGCGGGGGCTCCGAAGCCGAGTGGCTAG
- a CDS encoding universal stress protein, with protein sequence MSSVYRNILVAVDGSPDGDAALAHASALARDQHARLTLLTAIPPIPATALLATGAAPPRNEVVKHYTELLRHATASLPADISVTTLLVEGPAAKALIERARSGAFDLIVMGSHGHGRLHQSLLGCVSQKVLHASPIPVLLTRAASEEPAVAPAPAPASSLDVFPLTG encoded by the coding sequence ATGAGCAGCGTCTACCGCAACATCCTGGTGGCGGTCGATGGCTCGCCGGACGGCGACGCCGCCCTCGCGCACGCGTCCGCTCTGGCCCGCGATCAGCACGCCCGTCTCACGCTGTTGACCGCGATCCCGCCGATCCCGGCGACCGCCCTGCTGGCCACGGGCGCCGCGCCGCCGCGCAACGAGGTCGTCAAGCACTACACCGAGCTGCTCCGCCACGCGACCGCCTCGCTGCCCGCGGACATCAGCGTCACCACGCTCCTCGTCGAGGGCCCGGCGGCCAAGGCGCTGATCGAACGCGCCCGCTCCGGCGCGTTCGACCTGATCGTGATGGGCTCGCACGGGCACGGCCGACTGCACCAGTCGCTGCTCGGCTGCGTGTCCCAGAAGGTCCTGCACGCGAGCCCGATCCCGGTGCTGCTCACGCGCGCCGCGTCCGAGGAGCCGGCGGTCGCGCCCGCACCCGCGCCGGCGAGCTCGCTGGACGTCTTCCCGCTCACGGGCTGA
- a CDS encoding Lrp/AsnC family transcriptional regulator, which translates to MIDGLDSRLLLTLRSNPRIGLVEVARRLGVARGTVQARLDKLVARNVITGFGPECEPAEMGYPVLAFVALEIVQGRLDEAIEGLRRVPEVLEAHGVTGNSDILCRVVARDNTHLQDVINAMLHTGAVQRSTSSISMTRQIPYRIDPLIRAAGADAP; encoded by the coding sequence ATGATCGACGGGCTGGACTCCCGGCTGCTGCTGACGCTGCGGTCGAATCCGCGGATCGGGCTCGTGGAGGTCGCACGGCGCCTCGGGGTCGCGCGCGGCACCGTGCAAGCGCGCCTCGACAAGCTCGTGGCCCGCAACGTGATCACCGGCTTCGGGCCCGAGTGCGAGCCCGCCGAGATGGGCTATCCCGTGCTGGCGTTCGTGGCGCTGGAGATCGTCCAGGGCCGGCTCGACGAGGCGATCGAAGGCCTCCGGCGCGTCCCGGAGGTGCTCGAGGCACACGGGGTGACCGGCAACAGCGACATCCTCTGCCGGGTCGTGGCGCGCGACAACACGCATCTGCAGGACGTGATCAACGCGATGCTGCACACGGGTGCGGTCCAGCGCTCGACGAGCTCGATCTCGATGACGCGGCAGATCCCCTACCGCATCGACCCGCTGATCAGGGCCGCGGGCGCAGACGCGCCGTGA